In Homo sapiens chromosome 11, GRCh38.p14 Primary Assembly, one DNA window encodes the following:
- the CYB561A3 gene encoding lysosomal membrane ascorbate-dependent ferrireductase CYB561A3 isoform X2: protein MGKNFSDSFLSRECVIRMVSGRFYLSCLLLGSLGSMCILFTIYWMQYWRGGFAWNGSIYMFNWHPVLMVAGMVVFYGGASLVYRLPQSWVGPKLPWKLLHAALHLMAFVLTVVGLVAVFTFHNHGRTANLYSLHSWLGITTVFLFACQACASEEFYEQGLEGTRDKQVVPGLCCLPPALGVHVAAQPPKTYPRLFWSRHPLSVHRIRHFGH from the exons ATGGGGAAGAACTTTTCTGACTCCTTCCTGTCTAGG GAGTGCGTGATCAGAATGGTGTCTGGACGGTTCTACTTGTCCTGCCTGCTGCTGGGGTCCCTGGGCTCTATGTGCATCCTCTTCACTATCTACTGGATGCAGTACTGGCGTGGTGGCTTTGCCTGGAATGGCAGCATCTACATGTTCAACTGGCACCCAGTGCTTATGGTTGCTGGCATGGTGGTATTCTATGGAGGTG CGTCACTGGTGTACCGCCTGCCCCAGTCGTGGGTGGGGCCCAAACTGCCCTGGAAACTCCTCCATGCAGCGCTGCACCTGATGGCCTTCGTCCTCACTGTTGTGGGGCTGGTTGCTGTCTTTACGTTTCACAACCATGGAAGGACTGCCAACCTCTACTCCCTTCACAGCTGGCTGGGCATCACCACTGTCTTCCTCTTCGCCTGCCAG GCCTGTGCGAGTGAAGAGTTTTATGAGCAAGGACTGGAAGGAACCAGAGACAAACAAG TGGTTCCTGGGCTTTGCTGTCTTCCTCCTGCCCTGGGCGTCCATGTGGCTGCGCAGCCTCCTAAAACCTATCCACGTCTTTTTTGGAGCCGCCATCCTCTCTCTGTCCATCGCATCCGTCATTTCGGGCATTAA
- the CYB561A3 gene encoding lysosomal membrane ascorbate-dependent ferrireductase CYB561A3 isoform 1 (isoform 1 is encoded by transcript variant 1) has protein sequence MGKNFSDSFLSRECVIRMVSGRFYLSCLLLGSLGSMCILFTIYWMQYWRGGFAWNGSIYMFNWHPVLMVAGMVVFYGGASLVYRLPQSWVGPKLPWKLLHAALHLMAFVLTVVGLVAVFTFHNHGRTANLYSLHSWLGITTVFLFACQWFLGFAVFLLPWASMWLRSLLKPIHVFFGAAILSLSIASVISGINEKLFFSLKNTTRPYHSLPSEAVFANSTGMLVVAFGLLVLYILLASSWKRPEPGILTDRQPLLHDGE, from the exons ATGGGGAAGAACTTTTCTGACTCCTTCCTGTCTAGG GAGTGCGTGATCAGAATGGTGTCTGGACGGTTCTACTTGTCCTGCCTGCTGCTGGGGTCCCTGGGCTCTATGTGCATCCTCTTCACTATCTACTGGATGCAGTACTGGCGTGGTGGCTTTGCCTGGAATGGCAGCATCTACATGTTCAACTGGCACCCAGTGCTTATGGTTGCTGGCATGGTGGTATTCTATGGAGGTG CGTCACTGGTGTACCGCCTGCCCCAGTCGTGGGTGGGGCCCAAACTGCCCTGGAAACTCCTCCATGCAGCGCTGCACCTGATGGCCTTCGTCCTCACTGTTGTGGGGCTGGTTGCTGTCTTTACGTTTCACAACCATGGAAGGACTGCCAACCTCTACTCCCTTCACAGCTGGCTGGGCATCACCACTGTCTTCCTCTTCGCCTGCCAG TGGTTCCTGGGCTTTGCTGTCTTCCTCCTGCCCTGGGCGTCCATGTGGCTGCGCAGCCTCCTAAAACCTATCCACGTCTTTTTTGGAGCCGCCATCCTCTCTCTGTCCATCGCATCCGTCATTTCGGGCATTAATGAGAAGCTTTTCTTCAGTTT GAAAAACACCACCAGGCCATACCACAGCCTGCCCAGTGAGGCGGTCTTTGCCAACAGCACCGGGATGCTGGTGGTGGCCTTTGGGCTGCTGGTGCTCTACATCCTTCTGGCTTCATCTTGGAAGCGCCCAGAGCCGGGGATCCTGACCGACAGACAG CCCCTGCTGCATGATGGGGAGTGA
- the CYB561A3 gene encoding lysosomal membrane ascorbate-dependent ferrireductase CYB561A3 isoform 3 (isoform 3 is encoded by transcript variant 4): MVSGRFYLSCLLLGSLGSMCILFTIYWMQYWRGGFAWNGSIYMFNWHPVLMVAGMVVFYGGASLVYRLPQSWVGPKLPWKLLHAALHLMAFVLTVVGLVAVFTFHNHGRTANLYSLHSWLGITTVFLFACQWFLGFAVFLLPWASMWLRSLLKPIHVFFGAAILSLSIASVISGINEKLFFSLKNTTRPYHSLPSEAVFANSTGMLVVAFGLLVLYILLASSWKRPEPGILTDRQLLLQLRPGSRPFPVTYVSVTGRQPYKSW; this comes from the exons ATGGTGTCTGGACGGTTCTACTTGTCCTGCCTGCTGCTGGGGTCCCTGGGCTCTATGTGCATCCTCTTCACTATCTACTGGATGCAGTACTGGCGTGGTGGCTTTGCCTGGAATGGCAGCATCTACATGTTCAACTGGCACCCAGTGCTTATGGTTGCTGGCATGGTGGTATTCTATGGAGGTG CGTCACTGGTGTACCGCCTGCCCCAGTCGTGGGTGGGGCCCAAACTGCCCTGGAAACTCCTCCATGCAGCGCTGCACCTGATGGCCTTCGTCCTCACTGTTGTGGGGCTGGTTGCTGTCTTTACGTTTCACAACCATGGAAGGACTGCCAACCTCTACTCCCTTCACAGCTGGCTGGGCATCACCACTGTCTTCCTCTTCGCCTGCCAG TGGTTCCTGGGCTTTGCTGTCTTCCTCCTGCCCTGGGCGTCCATGTGGCTGCGCAGCCTCCTAAAACCTATCCACGTCTTTTTTGGAGCCGCCATCCTCTCTCTGTCCATCGCATCCGTCATTTCGGGCATTAATGAGAAGCTTTTCTTCAGTTT GAAAAACACCACCAGGCCATACCACAGCCTGCCCAGTGAGGCGGTCTTTGCCAACAGCACCGGGATGCTGGTGGTGGCCTTTGGGCTGCTGGTGCTCTACATCCTTCTGGCTTCATCTTGGAAGCGCCCAGAGCCGGGGATCCTGACCGACAGACAG CTGCTGCTACAGCTGAGGCCTGGATCCCGGCCTTTCCCTGTGACTTACGTGTCTGTCACCGGCAGGCAGCCCTACAAATCCTGGTGA
- the CYB561A3 gene encoding lysosomal membrane ascorbate-dependent ferrireductase CYB561A3 isoform 2 (isoform 2 is encoded by transcript variant 2): MVSGRFYLSCLLLGSLGSMCILFTIYWMQYWRGGFAWNGSIYMFNWHPVLMVAGMVVFYGGASLVYRLPQSWVGPKLPWKLLHAALHLMAFVLTVVGLVAVFTFHNHGRTANLYSLHSWLGITTVFLFACQWFLGFAVFLLPWASMWLRSLLKPIHVFFGAAILSLSIASVISGINEKLFFSLKNTTRPYHSLPSEAVFANSTGMLVVAFGLLVLYILLASSWKRPEPGILTDRQPLLHDGE, translated from the exons ATGGTGTCTGGACGGTTCTACTTGTCCTGCCTGCTGCTGGGGTCCCTGGGCTCTATGTGCATCCTCTTCACTATCTACTGGATGCAGTACTGGCGTGGTGGCTTTGCCTGGAATGGCAGCATCTACATGTTCAACTGGCACCCAGTGCTTATGGTTGCTGGCATGGTGGTATTCTATGGAGGTG CGTCACTGGTGTACCGCCTGCCCCAGTCGTGGGTGGGGCCCAAACTGCCCTGGAAACTCCTCCATGCAGCGCTGCACCTGATGGCCTTCGTCCTCACTGTTGTGGGGCTGGTTGCTGTCTTTACGTTTCACAACCATGGAAGGACTGCCAACCTCTACTCCCTTCACAGCTGGCTGGGCATCACCACTGTCTTCCTCTTCGCCTGCCAG TGGTTCCTGGGCTTTGCTGTCTTCCTCCTGCCCTGGGCGTCCATGTGGCTGCGCAGCCTCCTAAAACCTATCCACGTCTTTTTTGGAGCCGCCATCCTCTCTCTGTCCATCGCATCCGTCATTTCGGGCATTAATGAGAAGCTTTTCTTCAGTTT GAAAAACACCACCAGGCCATACCACAGCCTGCCCAGTGAGGCGGTCTTTGCCAACAGCACCGGGATGCTGGTGGTGGCCTTTGGGCTGCTGGTGCTCTACATCCTTCTGGCTTCATCTTGGAAGCGCCCAGAGCCGGGGATCCTGACCGACAGACAG CCCCTGCTGCATGATGGGGAGTGA
- the CYB561A3 gene encoding lysosomal membrane ascorbate-dependent ferrireductase CYB561A3 isoform X1: MGKNFSDSFLSRECVIRMVSGRFYLSCLLLGSLGSMCILFTIYWMQYWRGGFAWNGSIYMFNWHPVLMVAGMVVFYGGASLVYRLPQSWVGPKLPWKLLHAALHLMAFVLTVVGLVAVFTFHNHGRTANLYSLHSWLGITTVFLFACQWFLGFAVFLLPWASMWLRSLLKPIHVFFGAAILSLSIASVISGINEKLFFSLKNTTRPYHSLPSEAVFANSTGMLVVAFGLLVLYILLASSWKRPEPGILTDRQLLLQLRPGSRPFPVTYVSVTGRQPYKSW, from the exons ATGGGGAAGAACTTTTCTGACTCCTTCCTGTCTAGG GAGTGCGTGATCAGAATGGTGTCTGGACGGTTCTACTTGTCCTGCCTGCTGCTGGGGTCCCTGGGCTCTATGTGCATCCTCTTCACTATCTACTGGATGCAGTACTGGCGTGGTGGCTTTGCCTGGAATGGCAGCATCTACATGTTCAACTGGCACCCAGTGCTTATGGTTGCTGGCATGGTGGTATTCTATGGAGGTG CGTCACTGGTGTACCGCCTGCCCCAGTCGTGGGTGGGGCCCAAACTGCCCTGGAAACTCCTCCATGCAGCGCTGCACCTGATGGCCTTCGTCCTCACTGTTGTGGGGCTGGTTGCTGTCTTTACGTTTCACAACCATGGAAGGACTGCCAACCTCTACTCCCTTCACAGCTGGCTGGGCATCACCACTGTCTTCCTCTTCGCCTGCCAG TGGTTCCTGGGCTTTGCTGTCTTCCTCCTGCCCTGGGCGTCCATGTGGCTGCGCAGCCTCCTAAAACCTATCCACGTCTTTTTTGGAGCCGCCATCCTCTCTCTGTCCATCGCATCCGTCATTTCGGGCATTAATGAGAAGCTTTTCTTCAGTTT GAAAAACACCACCAGGCCATACCACAGCCTGCCCAGTGAGGCGGTCTTTGCCAACAGCACCGGGATGCTGGTGGTGGCCTTTGGGCTGCTGGTGCTCTACATCCTTCTGGCTTCATCTTGGAAGCGCCCAGAGCCGGGGATCCTGACCGACAGACAG CTGCTGCTACAGCTGAGGCCTGGATCCCGGCCTTTCCCTGTGACTTACGTGTCTGTCACCGGCAGGCAGCCCTACAAATCCTGGTGA